In Oceaniferula marina, the following proteins share a genomic window:
- a CDS encoding type II toxin-antitoxin system RelE/ParE family toxin encodes MESFPIKWRKSTKKDLRRISQVEVSKIVAAVSSLSDDPRPEGCKKMQGSDCAYRIRVGDYRVIYEVYEDQIIIEIIRVRHRREVYRKK; translated from the coding sequence ATGGAATCCTTTCCGATTAAGTGGCGTAAATCCACTAAGAAAGATTTGCGTCGCATATCACAAGTTGAGGTCAGCAAAATCGTAGCTGCTGTCTCATCTCTTTCTGATGATCCCAGACCTGAGGGGTGCAAAAAGATGCAGGGTAGTGATTGTGCCTATCGAATTCGAGTGGGGGACTATCGGGTTATCTACGAGGTCTATGAGGATCAGATCATTATTGAAATTATTAGGGTGCGGCACCGCAGGGAGGTATACCGCAAGAAATAA
- a CDS encoding NfeD family protein, translating into MMEYEATILWFIAGLVLILLEFVIPGVVIIFFGLGAWMVSIGLWLGLIDSVAAQCMVFSTSSLLMLFVLRRYVSSWFVGGSWNGGSNVDEEFVGKSVRVVHAIGGGDNPGKVELKGAEWVAFADQAMDVGTHATVVKRDGIHLMVE; encoded by the coding sequence ATGATGGAATATGAAGCAACAATTCTTTGGTTTATTGCCGGTCTGGTATTGATTTTGTTGGAGTTTGTTATCCCCGGCGTGGTGATTATCTTTTTTGGTCTGGGTGCCTGGATGGTATCGATCGGACTGTGGCTCGGCTTGATTGATTCGGTGGCTGCGCAGTGTATGGTTTTTTCCACTTCCTCTTTGTTGATGCTGTTTGTGTTACGGCGTTATGTTTCCTCGTGGTTTGTTGGAGGGTCTTGGAACGGGGGATCGAATGTGGATGAAGAATTTGTTGGGAAAAGTGTCCGGGTTGTTCACGCCATCGGTGGTGGGGACAATCCGGGAAAAGTGGAGCTCAAAGGCGCCGAGTGGGTGGCTTTTGCTGATCAGGCCATGGACGTGGGAACTCACGCCACGGTCGTTAAACGAGATGGTATTCATTTGATGGTTGAATGA
- a CDS encoding SPFH domain-containing protein, which translates to MLPYIVSFGLVVLVVITLLKTAKIVPQRKAFVIERLGKYNRTLGAGFHILLPFIDRISYKHSLKETAIDVPSQMCITKDNIAIEIDGVLYMQVLDAKKASYGIENYYFASSQLAQTTLRSEIGKLELDKTFEERETINANIIDALDKASEPWGLKITRYEIANITPPRSVQDALEKQMRAERERRAQIAHSEGEREAAINVAEGQKQQVIKESEAEKMRQINEAEGKAKEITLLADATSEGLRRISESIIAPGGKEAVNLKIAEQYVKEFGNLAKENNTMILPSNVADIGGTVAALGKVLSDSKAS; encoded by the coding sequence ATGTTACCCTATATTGTATCCTTCGGACTGGTTGTCCTCGTTGTTATTACCTTGCTGAAAACGGCAAAAATCGTTCCACAGCGCAAAGCCTTTGTGATTGAGCGGCTTGGAAAATATAACCGAACTCTCGGTGCGGGATTTCATATCCTGCTGCCATTTATTGATCGGATTTCCTATAAGCATTCCTTAAAGGAAACGGCTATTGATGTCCCATCACAGATGTGTATCACCAAAGATAACATCGCGATTGAAATCGACGGTGTGCTTTACATGCAAGTGCTCGATGCCAAAAAAGCCAGTTACGGTATTGAGAATTATTATTTTGCTTCCAGTCAGCTCGCCCAGACGACGCTTCGTTCGGAAATAGGTAAGTTGGAGTTGGACAAGACCTTTGAAGAACGGGAGACGATCAACGCCAACATCATTGATGCTCTTGATAAAGCCAGTGAGCCATGGGGTTTGAAGATTACCCGATATGAAATTGCCAACATCACCCCTCCTCGGTCCGTGCAGGATGCATTGGAGAAGCAGATGCGCGCGGAGCGTGAGCGTCGTGCCCAGATTGCTCATTCCGAAGGTGAACGGGAGGCGGCCATCAACGTTGCCGAAGGTCAGAAACAACAAGTCATCAAGGAGTCCGAAGCCGAAAAAATGCGTCAGATCAATGAGGCTGAAGGTAAGGCCAAGGAGATTACCTTGTTGGCTGATGCCACCTCGGAAGGATTGCGCAGGATTTCCGAATCCATCATTGCCCCGGGTGGTAAAGAAGCGGTGAACCTTAAGATTGCCGAACAGTATGTGAAGGAATTCGGAAACCTGGCCAAGGAGAACAACACCATGATTCTGCCCAGTAACGTTGCTGATATCGGAGGCACCGTGGCCGCTCTTGGTAAGGTCTTGAGTGATAGCAAAGCAAGTTAG
- a CDS encoding methyltransferase domain-containing protein: MDWEQRYLDDDIPWDHGEAAPAIVEVVSRQIVPEGARVLVPGCGLGHDVRAWSDAGFAATGLDIASTALERARCRYGTDGMSWLQADLFDPELPRRGLYDVVWEHTCYCTLPLELRSAYVDAVARLLKPGGLFCALFFTDTGNGPGEGPPYSADRDEVFELFSPMFDLAWEKRPDQAYTSRVGREWLMVWTRRMHDNI, encoded by the coding sequence ATGGATTGGGAACAACGCTATCTGGACGATGATATACCATGGGACCATGGTGAGGCGGCCCCTGCCATCGTGGAAGTTGTGAGTCGGCAGATCGTGCCAGAGGGTGCACGGGTGTTGGTTCCGGGCTGTGGATTGGGGCACGATGTGCGTGCTTGGTCGGATGCAGGCTTTGCGGCCACTGGCTTGGACATAGCATCAACGGCCTTGGAGCGGGCGCGTTGTCGATATGGCACGGACGGGATGTCGTGGCTTCAGGCAGATCTTTTTGACCCGGAACTGCCTCGTCGTGGCCTCTATGATGTGGTGTGGGAGCACACCTGTTATTGTACGCTGCCCTTGGAGCTTCGCTCCGCTTATGTGGATGCCGTTGCTCGGTTGCTGAAGCCGGGGGGCTTGTTTTGTGCCTTGTTTTTTACGGATACGGGGAACGGGCCGGGCGAGGGACCTCCCTACAGTGCGGACCGGGATGAGGTGTTTGAGCTGTTTAGCCCGATGTTCGACTTGGCGTGGGAAAAGCGTCCAGATCAGGCCTATACTTCACGTGTTGGGCGGGAGTGGCTGATGGTTTGGACTCGCCGGATGCATGACAATATCTGA
- a CDS encoding nucleoside monophosphate kinase: MSTSENMPEQQTSDLEVKDAQVIFSSLWQELEHELGRKNMRFPKEMILLGGAPGAGKGTNTDYIRKVRDIVAEPIVMSSLLNTPEMEALKAGGNMVGDREVVNILFREMLNSRYREGVVLDGFPRTKVQVEVIKMLYDAMIELRTEFANTKYAVHFKQPIYHIMILFVDEKESINRQMHRGREIIEHNKRVRESGKGELLEERPTDTDENLARNRYTIFKEKTYDALLSLKQFFHYHLIDAHPPLDEVKANILSEMEYQSSLELDPRTYDALSPLPLASDITTHARRDLVYRLDRYEIGNQDLFHKVIALIENKIMPIIKPHAISGRALINIEDALLSEPLALSMLIDIFSERGFFASVDVHLLEVPEHFDVTTGKIHCRHKKIYRINIRFKGSEIRIG; this comes from the coding sequence GTGAGCACAAGTGAAAACATGCCGGAGCAGCAGACGTCTGACCTTGAGGTCAAGGACGCCCAGGTTATTTTCAGTTCCCTCTGGCAGGAGCTGGAGCATGAATTAGGACGCAAGAATATGCGTTTCCCCAAGGAGATGATCCTGCTGGGAGGTGCTCCTGGCGCGGGTAAGGGAACCAATACCGATTACATCCGAAAAGTTCGCGATATCGTTGCCGAGCCGATTGTCATGAGCTCTTTGCTCAATACTCCGGAAATGGAGGCTCTCAAGGCTGGAGGCAACATGGTCGGTGACCGTGAGGTCGTGAATATTTTGTTCCGTGAAATGCTGAACTCACGCTATCGCGAAGGCGTGGTGCTCGATGGATTTCCCCGGACCAAGGTGCAGGTGGAGGTTATCAAGATGCTCTATGATGCCATGATCGAGCTTCGCACCGAGTTTGCGAATACGAAATATGCCGTCCATTTCAAGCAGCCGATTTACCACATCATGATCCTTTTTGTTGATGAAAAGGAGAGTATCAACCGTCAGATGCACCGTGGGCGTGAAATCATCGAACACAATAAACGGGTGCGCGAGTCCGGGAAAGGGGAGCTGCTAGAGGAACGCCCTACCGATACCGATGAAAACTTGGCGCGAAATCGGTACACGATTTTCAAGGAGAAGACCTACGATGCCCTGCTATCTCTGAAGCAGTTTTTCCACTACCATTTGATTGACGCCCATCCTCCGCTGGATGAGGTAAAGGCAAATATCCTTTCGGAAATGGAATACCAGAGCTCGCTTGAGCTCGACCCCCGGACCTACGATGCTCTGAGCCCATTGCCGTTAGCCAGTGACATCACAACGCATGCCCGCCGTGATCTGGTGTATCGCTTGGATCGTTATGAAATTGGCAATCAGGATTTATTCCACAAGGTCATCGCCTTGATTGAAAACAAGATCATGCCGATTATCAAGCCGCACGCGATCTCAGGTCGGGCGCTGATCAATATCGAAGATGCCTTGTTATCCGAGCCGCTGGCTTTGTCGATGTTGATCGATATTTTCTCCGAGCGTGGCTTTTTTGCCAGTGTCGATGTGCACTTGCTTGAGGTTCCGGAGCACTTTGATGTGACCACTGGTAAAATCCACTGCAGGCATAAGAAGATTTACCGAATTAACATCCGCTTCAAAGGTTCTGAGATCCGGATCGGCTGA
- a CDS encoding cytochrome c3 family protein, with protein MANFFPRWSNLLPLKIAVCVVFVVMGLVAAFAYYGTPKAQRVGYQPDQPIDYDHDLHANQLGIDCRYCHSSVDKSASAGVPTANTCWNCHQHVQKGNPKLAPLRAAMGVDENHTPIEGAEKKPIKWVRIHKTPDYAYFDHSAHVNRGVSCKSCHGDIHKMRKVHHVEPLSMDFCLNCHRKPELHLRPLEEVYNLDYDAEEYLEENKIIDPETDKRITTQEEFGKLLKKNWNIQPKESCATCHR; from the coding sequence ATGGCTAATTTTTTTCCGAGATGGTCCAATTTACTACCGCTTAAGATTGCGGTATGTGTAGTTTTTGTAGTGATGGGGCTGGTAGCAGCCTTTGCATATTATGGCACGCCGAAGGCCCAGCGTGTTGGATACCAGCCTGATCAGCCGATTGATTATGATCATGATCTGCATGCGAACCAGTTGGGGATCGATTGCCGGTATTGCCACAGTTCGGTCGATAAGTCCGCGAGTGCCGGGGTGCCGACGGCGAATACCTGTTGGAATTGCCACCAGCACGTGCAGAAAGGGAATCCCAAATTAGCCCCCCTGCGTGCTGCGATGGGCGTGGATGAAAACCATACGCCGATTGAAGGAGCTGAGAAGAAGCCCATCAAGTGGGTCCGGATTCACAAAACCCCTGACTATGCGTATTTCGATCACTCGGCCCACGTCAACCGCGGTGTTTCCTGTAAGAGCTGCCACGGTGACATTCACAAGATGCGTAAGGTGCATCACGTCGAGCCGCTGAGCATGGATTTCTGTTTGAACTGTCACCGCAAACCCGAGCTTCACCTCCGCCCACTCGAAGAGGTTTATAACTTGGACTACGATGCCGAAGAGTATCTGGAGGAAAACAAAATCATCGACCCGGAGACGGATAAACGCATTACAACCCAAGAGGAGTTCGGCAAACTGCTGAAGAAAAACTGGAACATCCAGCCGAAAGAAAGCTGCGCGACCTGTCACCGATAA